One window of Camelina sativa cultivar DH55 chromosome 4, Cs, whole genome shotgun sequence genomic DNA carries:
- the LOC104781107 gene encoding ABC transporter B family member 11-like isoform X4 gives MDSVSRESSTSKSPKEGENDEKTKTVPFYKLFAFADSFDVFLMICGSLGAIGNGVSIPLITLLFGDLIDSFGQNQNNKDIVDVVSKVCLKFVYLALGTLGAAFLQVACWMITGERQAARIRSTYLKTILRQDIGFFDVDTNTGEVVGRMSGDTVLIQDAMGEKVGRFIQLLSTSVGGFVLAFIKGWLLTLIMSTSVPLNVMAGAAIALIVTRTSSRGQAAYAKASTVVEQTIGSIRTVASFTGEKQATNSYKKLITSAYKSSIQQDFSTGLGYGVMSFVFFSSYALAIWFGGKMILEKGYTGGAVINVILIVVVGSRSLGQTSPCVTAFTAGQAAAYKMFETIKRKPLIDAYDVNGKVLEDIRGDIELKDVHFSYPARPDEDIFVGFSLFIPSGATAALVGESGSGKSTVISLIERFYDPRAGQVLIDGVNLKEFQLKWIRSKIGLVSQEPVLFSSSIMENIVYGKENATVQEIKAATELANAATFIDKLPQGLNTMVGEHGTQLSGGQKQRIAIARAILKNPRILLLDEATSALDVESERVVQEALDRVMVNRTTVIVAHRLSTVRNADMIAVIHRGKIVEKGSHSDLLKDSDGAYSQLIRLQEINNGQDAKPSDICSVISLGETLSVGNNLGSSSQQVSQEKTETVGKEPLPKVSLTRIAALNKPEIPVLLLGTIAAAINGTVFPLFGILLSRVIEAFFKPAEELKKDSRFWAIIFVALGVTSLIVPPTQMYLFAVAGGKLIRRIRSMCFERAVHMEVGWFDEPHNSSGTMGARLSADAALIRALVGDTLSLAVQNAVSAAAGLIIAFTASWELALIILVMLPLIAINGFVQVKFMKGFSADAKSKYEKASQVANDAVGSIRTVASFCAEEKVMQMYKKQCEGPIKDGIKQGFISGLGTGFSFFILFCVYATSFYAGARLVEDGKTSFNDVFQVFFGLSMAAVGISQSSSFAPDSSKAKAAAASIFAIIDRKSRIDSSDESGTVLENVKGDIELLHLSFTYPARPDIQIFSDLCLTIRAGKTVALVGESGSGKSTVISLLQRFYDPDSGHITLDGVELKKLQLKWLRQQMGLVGQEPVLFNDTIRANIAYGKGSEDAATESEIIAAAELANAHKFISSIQQGYDTVVGERGIQLSGGQKQRVAIARAIVKEPKILLLDEATSALDTESERVVQDALDQVMVNRTTVVVAHRLSTIKNADVIAVVKNGVIAEKGTHETLINIDGGVYASLVQLHMNAA, from the exons ATGGACTCTGTTTCACGTGAATCTTCAACTTCGAAAAGCcctaaagaaggagaaaacgatGAAAAGACCAAGACAGTTCCTTTCTACAAGCTATTTGCGTTTGCAGATTCGTTTGATGTCTTCTTGATGATCTGTGGCTCACTCGGAGCTATTGGGAATGGTGTTTCAATACCTCTCATTACATTGTTGTTTGGTGATCTCATTGATTCCTTTGGACAGAATCAGAATAACAAAGACATTGTCGATGTTGTCTCAAAG GTTTGCCTTAAATTCGTCTACCTTGCACTTGGAACACTAGGAGCTGCGTTTCTTC AGGTGGCTTGTTGGATGATCACGGGAGAGAGACAAGCTGCGAGGATAAGAAGTACGTATCTGAAAACAATCTTGAGACAAGACATTGGATTTTTCGATGTCGACACAAACACAGGAGAGGTAGTTGGTAGAATGTCGGGAGATACTGTTCTTATACAAGATGCTATGGGtgaaaag GTTGGGAGGTTTATTCAGCTGTTATCTACTTCGGTGGGCGGATTTGTTTTAGCTTTCATTAAAGGATGGTTACTAACATTGATTATGTCAACTTCAGTTCCTCTTAATGTAATGGCTGGTGCAGCCATAGCACTTATAGTCACTCGAACTTCTTCTCGGGGACAAGCCGCTTATGCAAAAGCATCAACTGTTGTTGAACAAACAATCGGGTCCATCCGAACG GTTGCTTCTTTTACGGGAGAGAAGCAAGCTACTAACAGTTACAAGAAGTTGATAACATCGGCGTATAAGTCAAGCATTCAACAAGATTTCTCAACTGGTTTAGGATATGGAGTAATGTCCTTTGTGTTTTTCAGCAGCTATGCTTTGGCTATTTGGTTTGGTGGGAAGATGATACTCGAAAAAGGGTATACTGGTGGCGCTGTGATTAACGTCATCCTCATTGTGGTTGTGGGTTCGAG GTCGCTTGGGCAAACATCTCCATGTGTAACCGCATTTACCGCGGGTCAAGCTGCAGCATATAAGATGTTTGAGACGATCAAAAGAAAGCCTTTGATAGATGCTTACGACGTAAATGGAAAGGTTCTTGAAGATATAAGAGGAGACATTGAACTTAAGGATGTGCATTTTAGTTACCCGGCGAGGCCTGACGAGGATATATTCGTTGGATTCTCTCTGTTTATCCCTAGCGGTGCAACAGCAGCATTAGTAGGAGAAAGTGGAAGTGGCAAATCCACGGTGATTAGTTTGATTGAGAGGTTCTATGATCCGAGAGCCGGCCAAGTACTCATCGATGGAGTTAATCTCAAAGAGTTTCAGTTGAAATGGATCAGAAGCAAAATCGGATTGGTCAGCCAAGAACCGGTTCTGTTTTCGTCGAGCATCATGGAGAATATCGTCTACGGGAAAGAAAACGCGACGGTTCAAGAGATTAAAGCAGCAACGGAGCTAGCAAATGCGGCAACGTTTATAGATAAGTTACCTCAGGGGTTGAATACAATGGTAGGAGAGCACGGGACGCAGCTCTCCGGAGGACAGAAACAGAGGATAGCGATTGCGAGAGCTATTCTTAAAAATCCACGGATTTTGCTTCTTGATGAAGCAACAAGCGCGCTCGATGTAGAATCCGAAAGAGTCGTTCAAGAGGCTTTAGATAGAGTGATGGTTAACAGGACTACTGTAATTGTCGCACATAGGTTAAGCACAGTTAGAAATGCTGATATGATTGCCGTAATTCACCGCGGCAAAATAGTGGAAAAAGGTTCGCATTCTGACTTGTTAAAAGATTCTGACGGAGCTTATTCGCAGCTCATCCGGTTACAAGAGATAAACAACGGTCAAGATGCTAAACCATCAGACATATGTTCGGTTATTAGCCTGGGTGAAACCTTGTCGGTTGGAAATAACCTTGGTAGCAGTAGCCAACAAGTAAGCCAAGAGAAAACTGAAACAGTGGGTAAAGAACCACTACCAAAAGTATCACTCACTCGAATCGCAGCTCTGAACAAACCTGAGATCCCGGTTCTACTTCTAGGAACCATAGCAGCGGCCATTAATGGCACGGTTTTCCCACTTTTCGGGATTCTGCTTTCAAGAGTGATCGAAGCATTCTTCAAACCAGCTGAAGAGTTAAAGAAAGATTCAAGATTCTGGGCGATAATATTTGTAGCTCTTGGAGTAACTTCGTTGATCGTCCCACCGACTCAAATGTATCTGTTTGCAGTAGCTGGAGGGAAACTGATTCGGAGAATTCGATCAATGTGTTTTGAGAGAGCGGTTCACATGGAAGTTGGCTGGTTCGACGAGCCACATAACTCGAGTGGTACAATGGGGGCCAGGCTATCAGCTGATGCTGCTTTGATTAGGGCTCTAGTTGGAGATACATTGTCTCTAGCGGTTCAAAACGCTGTTTCTGCTGCGGCTGGATTGATTATTGCATTCACCGCGAGTTGGGAATTGGCACTTATAATCTTAGTTATGCTTCCTCTTATTGCTATAAATGGTTTCGTTCAAGTCAAGTTCATGAAAGGATTCAGCGCCGACGCaaag TCGAAGTACGAGAAGGCCAGTCAGGTAGCGAATGATGCGGTGGGGAGTATAAGAACAGTTGCGTCCTTCTGCGCGGAGGAGAAAGTGATGCAGATGTATAAGAAGCAATGCGAAGGTCCAATCAAAGACGGAATAAAACAAGGTTTCATCAGCGGGTTAGGGACTGGATTTTCCTTCTTCATTCTGTTTTGTGTCTACGCGACAAGCTTCTACGCGGGGGCTAGATTGGTTGAAGACGGCAAGACTAGTTTCAATGATGTTTTCCAG GTGTTCTTTGGGTTATCTATGGCGGCGGTTGGGATCTCTCAGTCGAGCTCTTTCGCTCCAGATTCTAGCAAAGCCAAGGCTGCAGCTGCCTCGATCTTTGCAATCATCGATAGGAAATCAAGGATAGACTCGAGCGATGAGTCAGGGACAGTGTTGGAGAATGTTAAGGGAGATATCGAGCTTCTTCACTTAAGCTTCACTTATCCGGCAAGACCAGACATTCAAATCTTTAGCGATCTTTGCTTAACCATTCGTGCAGGAAag acgGTTGCTTTGGTAGGAGAAAGCGGGTCGGGGAAATCCACGGTGATCTCACTGTTGCAAAGATTTTACGATCCGGATTCGGGTCACATAACCCTAGACGGAGTTGAGCTCAAGAAGCTGCAATTGAAATGGTTGAGACAACAAATGGGACTTGTGGGACAAGAACCTGTCTTGTTCAACGACACGATTAGAGCCAACATTGCTTATGGCAAAGGAAGCGAAGACGCTGCAACCGAGTCTGAGATCATAGCCGCTGCAGAACTCGCCAATGCACACAAATTCATCTCTAGCATACAACAG GGTTATGACACAGTGGTGGGAGAGAGAGGGATTCAGTTATCAGGCGGACAAAAGCAGCGCGTGGCTATAGCACGCGCCATCGTGAAAGAGCCGAAAATATTGCTTTTGGACGAAGCAACGAGCGCTCTTGATACGGAATCGGAGCGAGTGGTTCAAGATGCGCTTGACCAAGTGATGGTGAACCGAACCACGGTCGTGGTGGCTCACCGGTTATCGACAATTAAAAACGCTGACGTCATTGCCGTCGTTAAGAACGGTGTGATCGCTGAGAAAGGTACTCACGAGACGTTGATCAACATCGACGGTGGGGTTTATGCTTCGCTAGTGCAGCTTCACATGAACGCTGCCTAA